A stretch of Vigna angularis cultivar LongXiaoDou No.4 chromosome 4, ASM1680809v1, whole genome shotgun sequence DNA encodes these proteins:
- the LOC108330608 gene encoding protein ENHANCED DISEASE RESISTANCE 2-like encodes MSRTASSAHWTSDAVRGGSLRPVDLDSGTNGWASPPGDLFLLRSPNYFTKHQKSPAGDYLLAPAGMDWLKSQSKLDNVLARPDNRVGQALRRAQAEGKARKSFIFAVNLQVPGKEHHSAVFYFFTDEPVPSGSLLGRFIDGDDAFRNQRFKLVNRIVKGPWIVKKAVGNYSACLLGKALTCNYHRGPNYFEIDVDIGSSAIANAILRLALGYVTSVTIDMGFVVEAQAEEELPERLIGAVRVCQMEMSAATVVDAPNAPRGNKVNHLSGNDE; translated from the coding sequence ATGTCCCGCACCGCCTCCTCCGCTCACTGGACCTCCGACGCCGTCCGCGGGGGATCCCTCCGCCCCGTCGACCTTGACTCTGGCACCAACGGCTGGGCATCCCCTCCCGGCGACCTCTTCCTTCTCCGCTCTCCCAATTACTTCACCAAACACCAAAAATCCCCCGCCGGCGACTACCTACTGGCACCGGCAGGTATGGACTGGCTAAAATCCCAATCGAAGCTCGACAACGTCCTCGCTCGGCCCGACAACCGTGTGGGTCAGGCCCTCCGCCGGGCCCAGGCCGAAGGCAAAGCCCGGAAGAGCTTCATCTTCGCCGTCAACCTGCAGGTCCCGGGGAAAGAGCACCACAGTGCGGTATTCTACTTTTTCACTGACGAACCGGTTCCCTCCGGTTCACTCCTGGGGCGGTTCATCGATGGCGACGACGCGTTCCGAAATCAGCGGTTCAAGCTGGTGAACCGGATCGTGAAGGGACCTTGGATCGTGAAAAAAGCGGTGGGGAATTACAGCGCGTGCTTGTTGGGAAAGGCGCTAACGTGTAACTATCACAGGGGACCGAACTACTTCGAGATTGACGTGGACATTGGGAGCAGTGCCATCGCCAACGCTATCCTGCGCCTCGCGTTGGGCTACGTCACCAGCGTCACCATCGATATGGGATTCGTCGTGGAGGCGCAGGCGGAGGAGGAGCTCCCGGAAAGGCTCATCGGAGCGGTCAGGGTTTGCCAGATGGAGATGTCCGCCGCCACAGTTGTCGATGCGCCCAACGCTCCGCGCGGCAACAAGGTCAACCACCTCAGTGGTAACGATGAGTAA
- the LOC108330813 gene encoding uncharacterized protein LOC108330813 isoform X2, with amino-acid sequence MSFLNSILSAPTQVQNSQDAIVSGGGLSHNGKFSYGYASSPGKRSSMEDFYDTRIDGVNGEIVGLFGVFDGHGGARAAEYVKKNLFSNLISHPKFISDTKSAISDAYNHTDSEFLKSEKNQNKDAGSTASTAILVGDRLLVANVGDSRAVICRGGNAIAVSRDHKPDQTDERQRIEEAGGFVMWAGTWRVGGVLAVSRAFGDRLLKQYVVADPEIQEAVTMIKPIEDAEEAAKKLMQEAYGRGSADNITCVVVRFLTNHGTSSHGNSGVNHDTSSHGNSGGNHGTSSHGNSGGNHGTSHGSSGGNHGTSHGNSGGNHGTSLGSSGDNRGTSSHGNSGGNHGSSGGNHDTSHGTFGGNHGTSHGSSVGNHGTSHGNSEGNQGISYGSSGGNQGISHGSSGGNQGISHGSSGGNQGISHGSSGGNQGISHGGSGGNHGTSSHSSSGGNQGISHGGSGGTHGTSSHGSSGGNHGTSHGSSGGNNGISHGGSGGNRGTSSIGSSGGNHNTSSIGSSGGNQGPSSHGSSGGNQGPSSRGSSGGVNKNPPKAGYK; translated from the exons ATGAGCTTTctcaattcaattttatctgCTCCAACCCAGGTTCAAAATTCCCAGGATGCAATTGTGAGCGGTGGGGGTCTAAG TCATAATGGAAAATTCAGCTATGGGTATGCTAGCTCTCCCGGCAAGAGATCTTCAATGGAAGATTTTTACGACACAAGAATTGATGGTGTTAATGGTGAAATCGTTGGCCTTTTCGGAGTTTTTGATG GTCATGGTGGTGCTCGTGCTGCTGAGTATGTCAAGAAAAACTTGTTTAGTAATTTGATCAGTCACCCAAAATTCATTTCTGACACCAAATCAGCAATAT CTGATGCATATAATCATACCGATTCTGAGTTTCTGAAGTCAGAAAAGAACCAAAATAAAGATGCTGGTTCAACTGCTTCCACTGCGATTTTAGTTGGTGATCGCTTGCTTGTTGCAAATGTTGGGGATTCCAGAGCTGTCATATGCAGGGGTGGTAATG CTATTGCTGTTTCTCGAGACCACAAACCGGACCAAACTGATGAGAGGCAGAGGATTGAAGAGGCTGGAGGATTTGTTATGTGGGCTG GAACTTGGAGAGTTGGAGGTGTTCTTGCTGTTTCTCGAGCATTTGGTGATAGACTCTTAAAGCAATATGTTGTTGCTGATCCAGAAATTCAG GAAGCAGTTACTATGATTAAACCaattgaggatgctgaagaggCAGCAAAGAAGTTGATGCAAGAAGCATATGGGAGAGGTAGTGCTGACAATATCACATGTGTTGTGGTTCGTTTCTTGACTAACCATGGCACTTCTTCTCATGGTAATTCTGGAGTTAACCATGACACTTCTTCTCATGGTAATTCTGGAGGTAACCATGGCACTTCTTCTCATGGTAATTCTGGAGGTAACCATGGCACTTCTCATGGTAGTTCTGGAGGTAACCATGGCACTTCTCATGGTAATTCTGGAGGTAACCATGGCACTTCTCTTGGTAGTTCTGGAGATAACCGTGGCACTTCTTCTCATGGTAATTCTGGAGGTAACCATGGTAGTTCTGGAGGTAACCATGACACTTCCCATGGTACTTTTGGAGGTAACCATGGAACTTCTCATGGTAGTTCCGTAGGTAACCATGGCACTTCCCATGGTAATTCTGAAGGTAACCAGGGCATTTCTTATGGTAGTTCTGGAGGTAACCAAGGCATTTCTCATGGTAGTTCTGGAGGTAACCAAGGCATTTCTCATGGTAGTTCTGGAGGTAACCAAGGCATTTCTCATGGTAGTTCTGGAGGTAACCAGGGCATTTCTCATGGTGGTTCTGGAGGTAACCATGGCACTTCTTCTCATAGTAGTTCTGGAGGTAACCAAGGCATTTCTCATGGTGGTTCTGGAGGTACCCATGGCACTTCTTCTCATGGTAGTTCTGGAGGTAACCATGGCACTTCACATGGTAGTTCTGGTGGTAACAATGGCATTTCTCATGGTGGTTCTGGAGGTAACCGTGGCACTTCTTCTATTGGTAGTTCTGGAGGTAACCATAACACTTCTTCTATTGGTAGTTCTGGAGGTAATCAAGGGCCTTCTTCTCATGGTAGTTCTGGAGGTAATCAAGGCCCTTCGTCTCGTGGTAGTTCTGGAGGTGTTAATAAGAACCCTCCGAAAGCTGGTTATAAGTGA
- the LOC108331981 gene encoding uncharacterized protein LOC108331981: MTRNAFAALYRHRAPILKSAHLYHDSFTEIILRKCLPLDCPSSSCLLHRKSYSTGFTSVHGETPSAEYARMRRESLESKFGHALGTYSSKSFNAIYRFGPFLALYRAAIISFHVLRLAMWQLFVQDMKKRAVKFRETLIRLGPFYIKLGQALSTRPDILPTIYCQELAKLQDQIPPFPTDVAIKSIESQFGVPIDEIFNDITPSPIAAASLGQVYKAHLHSGELVAVKVQRPGMSLSLTLDALLFHMIGGQLKRFAKARRDLFVAVNEMVRHMFDEIDYVLEGKNAERFATLYCWSSDGIKHKRTNAVKAPKIYWDYTCSTVLTMEWIDGIKLTDETGLTEASLNRRKLIDQGLYCSLRQMLEVGFFHADPHPGNLVAINDGSIAYFDFGMMGDIPRHYRIGLIQMIVHFVNRDSLSLANDFLSLGFIPEGVDVHSVSDALKTSFADQTGESQDFQGIMNQLYDVMYEFNFSLPPDYALVIRALGSLEGTAKVLDPDFKVIESAYPFVIGRLIADPNPDMRRILRELLIRNNGSIRWNRLERLVAAISEQASEITGDPSSEKFSSSSVWKLFDMHAVVDSTEDLLLFILSDKGLRVRFFLLRDIIEAADVFLQNEVIDCALDENPQGQRTLLFEERDILGRIGKGFDYLCEVVKLAPAEWTAMVIRMSVRPEVHRFALDIISAIALHSSYKLQVASWLYLSRLLHKMTI, from the exons ATGACGAGGAATGCCTTCGCTGCTCTCTACCGACACCGCGCACCTATTCTTAAATCTGCTC ATTTATATCACGACAGTTTCACTGAAATTATCTTGCGCAAATGCTTGCCGTTGGATTGCCCTTCCTCGTCATGCTTGCTGCACCGAAAGTC ATATTCAACTGGTTTCACCAGTGTGCATGGCGAAACGCCCTCTGCTGAGTATGCGAGGATGAGGAGGGAATCGCTTGAAAGTAAATTTGGGCATGCTCTTGGAACTTATAGTTCGAAGAGTTTCAATGCTATCTACCGGTTTGGCCCCTTTTTGGCTTTGTACAGGGCAGCAATTATTTCATTTCATGTGTTAAGGCTAGCCATGTGGCAATTATTCGTTCAAGACATGAAAAAACGTGCTGTTAAG tttCGTGAAACTCTAATACGCTTGGGTCCTTTCTATATCAAG CTTGGGCAGGCATTGAGCACTCGGCCTGACATATTACCAACAATATATTGCCAAGAACTTGCCAAGTTACAG GATCAAATACCTCCGTTTCCAACTGACGTTGCAATCAAATCTATTGAGAGTCAGTTTGGTGTTCCtattgatgaaatttttaatgacATCACCCCGTCACCTATTGCAGCAGCATCCTTGGGGCAAGTATATAAAG CTCACCTGCATTCTGGAGAGCTGGTTGCCGTAAAGGTACAGAGGCCCGGTATGTCTCTTTCATTGACTCTTGATGCTTTGCTATTCCATATGATAGGGGGCCAATTAAAACGGTTTGCCAAGGCCCGGAGAGATCTTTTTGTGGCAGTAAATGAAATG GTCAGGCAcatgtttgatgaaattgattatgtcCTGGAGGGAAAAAATGCTGAGCGCTTTGCTACTCTCTACTGTTGGTCTTCTG ATGGGATTAAACACAAGAGAACAAATGCTGTCAAAGCTCCAAAAATATATTGGGACTACACATGCTCCACTGTGCTGACTATGGAGTGGATAGATGGAATTAAGCTTACAGATGAAACAGGCTTGACTGAAGCTTCTTTGAACAGAAGGAAGCTCATTGACCAG GGATTGTACTGCTCTTTGAGGCAAATGCTTGAGGTTGGTTTTTTCCATGCCGATCCTCATCCAGGAAATCTTGTTGCGATAAATGATGGATCAATTGCATATTTCGACTTTGGAATGATGGGGGATATTCCTAGGCATTATCGAATTGGACTTATTCAAATG ATTGTGCACTTTGTTAATCGTGACTCTCTAAGCTTGGCAAATGACTTCCTGTCTTTGGGATTTATTCCTGAAGGGGTTGATGTACATTCAGTTTCTGATGCGCTGAAAACGTCATTCGCTGATCAGACTGGTGAATCTCAAGATTTTCAG GGAATTATGAACCAACTATATGACGTCATGTATGAATTTAATTTCTCCCTCCCGCCAGATTATGCTCTTGTGATAAGAGCATTGGGATCGCTAGAAGGCACAGCTAAAGTTTTGGATCCCGACTTTAAAGTCATTGAGAGTGCATATCCTTTTGTCATTGGGAGACTTATAGCAGACCCAAACCCTGATATGAGAAGAATTTTGAGGGAACTTCTCATTCGTAACAATGGATCCATAAGGTGGAACCGGCTAGAACGCCTG GTAGCAGCAATATCTGAACAAGCTTCTGAGATAACTGGAGACCCTAGTTCTGAAAAGTTTTCTAGTTCTTCTGTTTGGAAGTTATTTGACATGCACGCTGTTGTTGATTCCACTGAAGATcttttattattcatattatCAGACAAGGGTCTTAGAGTGCGTTTTTTCCTTCTTCGGGATATAATAGAAGCAGCTGATGTGTTTCTGCAAAATGAAGTGATTGATTGCGCATTAGATGAGAATCCTCAAGGGCAGAGAACATTACTATTTGag GAGCGTGATATCCTGGGTAGGATTGGAAAAGGGTTTGATTACCTTTGTGAAGTAGTGAAGTTGGCGCCAGCGGAGTGGACAGCAATGGTTATTCGGATGTCCGTTAGGCCCGAGGTTCACAGATTTGCTTTAGATATTATTTCAGCTATAGCTTTGCATTCTAGCTACAAATTACAGGTAGCTTCTTGGCTCTATTTGTCAAGACTTCTTCACAAAATGACAATTTGA
- the LOC108330813 gene encoding probable protein phosphatase 2C 59 isoform X1, producing MSFLNSILSAPTQVQNSQDAIVSGGGLSHNGKFSYGYASSPGKRSSMEDFYDTRIDGVNGEIVGLFGVFDGHGGARAAEYVKKNLFSNLISHPKFISDTKSAISDAYNHTDSEFLKSEKNQNKDAGSTASTAILVGDRLLVANVGDSRAVICRGGNAIAVSRDHKPDQTDERQRIEEAGGFVMWAGTWRVGGVLAVSRAFGDRLLKQYVVADPEIQEEKVDKSLEFLILASDGLWDVVTNEEAVTMIKPIEDAEEAAKKLMQEAYGRGSADNITCVVVRFLTNHGTSSHGNSGVNHDTSSHGNSGGNHGTSSHGNSGGNHGTSHGSSGGNHGTSHGNSGGNHGTSLGSSGDNRGTSSHGNSGGNHGSSGGNHDTSHGTFGGNHGTSHGSSVGNHGTSHGNSEGNQGISYGSSGGNQGISHGSSGGNQGISHGSSGGNQGISHGSSGGNQGISHGGSGGNHGTSSHSSSGGNQGISHGGSGGTHGTSSHGSSGGNHGTSHGSSGGNNGISHGGSGGNRGTSSIGSSGGNHNTSSIGSSGGNQGPSSHGSSGGNQGPSSRGSSGGVNKNPPKAGYK from the exons ATGAGCTTTctcaattcaattttatctgCTCCAACCCAGGTTCAAAATTCCCAGGATGCAATTGTGAGCGGTGGGGGTCTAAG TCATAATGGAAAATTCAGCTATGGGTATGCTAGCTCTCCCGGCAAGAGATCTTCAATGGAAGATTTTTACGACACAAGAATTGATGGTGTTAATGGTGAAATCGTTGGCCTTTTCGGAGTTTTTGATG GTCATGGTGGTGCTCGTGCTGCTGAGTATGTCAAGAAAAACTTGTTTAGTAATTTGATCAGTCACCCAAAATTCATTTCTGACACCAAATCAGCAATAT CTGATGCATATAATCATACCGATTCTGAGTTTCTGAAGTCAGAAAAGAACCAAAATAAAGATGCTGGTTCAACTGCTTCCACTGCGATTTTAGTTGGTGATCGCTTGCTTGTTGCAAATGTTGGGGATTCCAGAGCTGTCATATGCAGGGGTGGTAATG CTATTGCTGTTTCTCGAGACCACAAACCGGACCAAACTGATGAGAGGCAGAGGATTGAAGAGGCTGGAGGATTTGTTATGTGGGCTG GAACTTGGAGAGTTGGAGGTGTTCTTGCTGTTTCTCGAGCATTTGGTGATAGACTCTTAAAGCAATATGTTGTTGCTGATCCAGAAATTCAG GAAGAAAAAGTTGACAAGTCCCTTGAGTTTCTTATCCTAGCTAGTGATGGACTATGGGATGTTGTCACAAATGAG GAAGCAGTTACTATGATTAAACCaattgaggatgctgaagaggCAGCAAAGAAGTTGATGCAAGAAGCATATGGGAGAGGTAGTGCTGACAATATCACATGTGTTGTGGTTCGTTTCTTGACTAACCATGGCACTTCTTCTCATGGTAATTCTGGAGTTAACCATGACACTTCTTCTCATGGTAATTCTGGAGGTAACCATGGCACTTCTTCTCATGGTAATTCTGGAGGTAACCATGGCACTTCTCATGGTAGTTCTGGAGGTAACCATGGCACTTCTCATGGTAATTCTGGAGGTAACCATGGCACTTCTCTTGGTAGTTCTGGAGATAACCGTGGCACTTCTTCTCATGGTAATTCTGGAGGTAACCATGGTAGTTCTGGAGGTAACCATGACACTTCCCATGGTACTTTTGGAGGTAACCATGGAACTTCTCATGGTAGTTCCGTAGGTAACCATGGCACTTCCCATGGTAATTCTGAAGGTAACCAGGGCATTTCTTATGGTAGTTCTGGAGGTAACCAAGGCATTTCTCATGGTAGTTCTGGAGGTAACCAAGGCATTTCTCATGGTAGTTCTGGAGGTAACCAAGGCATTTCTCATGGTAGTTCTGGAGGTAACCAGGGCATTTCTCATGGTGGTTCTGGAGGTAACCATGGCACTTCTTCTCATAGTAGTTCTGGAGGTAACCAAGGCATTTCTCATGGTGGTTCTGGAGGTACCCATGGCACTTCTTCTCATGGTAGTTCTGGAGGTAACCATGGCACTTCACATGGTAGTTCTGGTGGTAACAATGGCATTTCTCATGGTGGTTCTGGAGGTAACCGTGGCACTTCTTCTATTGGTAGTTCTGGAGGTAACCATAACACTTCTTCTATTGGTAGTTCTGGAGGTAATCAAGGGCCTTCTTCTCATGGTAGTTCTGGAGGTAATCAAGGCCCTTCGTCTCGTGGTAGTTCTGGAGGTGTTAATAAGAACCCTCCGAAAGCTGGTTATAAGTGA
- the LOC108331599 gene encoding lariat debranching enzyme: MKIAVEGCMHGDLDNVYRTLQHLEKSQNTKIDLLLCCGDFQAVRNEQDLKSLNVPPKYRSMNSFWKYYSGAEVAPYPTIFIGGNHEASNYLWELYYGGWVAPNIYFLGAAGVVRFGNVRIGGLSGIYNDRHYKLGRYERPPYDQSTIRSVYHVREYDVRKLMELKEPIDVFLSHDWPLRITDYGDWKELVRRKHYFRQEIEEKRLGSRAAAELLEKLKPNCWFSAHLHCKFAALVQHGEGGPLTKFLALDKCIVGRDFLQIVEIESDAGPYEIRYDEEWLAITRKFNPIFPLTTKGANFRGLNLEMEDCLEWVRSRLREKGCKPFEFVRTAPSYDPSRSNFGGALTVNPRNPQTESFLQLLELPYLLDRNPDAKDFSPYPSLSVKRGISDDNEEIPIDDVDDDDDGDAELPKVDNVESGSVKGFAAIDCLCYLCYCIIIKSKTLHIQCIAPEVLKIGSMETRTRTLFLAISYLFMFSFVCFVKGSLSFNFYAASCPSAELIIRDTVNSFSSTDPSIPGKLLRLVFHDCFVEGCDASLMLQGNNTEQSDPGNRSVGGFSVIDSAKRVIEKFCPGTVSCADIIAMAARDAVDIAGGPRIMIPTGRRDGMISLASNVRPNIVDTSFSMDEMVQLFATKGLSLLDLVVLSGAHTIGTAHCSSFRDRFEEDSRGKLMLADKTLDSDYAEVLMEQCPSGVQPSVKVNNDPQTSLVFDNMYYQNLLAHKGLFQSDSVLISNDSTRILVEDFANDQDLFFQNWAQSFLKLTTVGVKSGDVGEIRISCASTNA; this comes from the exons ATGAAGATTGCGGTGGAAGGGTGCATGCATGGCGACCTGGACAACGTGTACAGAACCCTACAGCACTTGGAGAAATCCCAGAACACGAAAATCGACCTTCTCCTCTGCTGCGGCGATTTCCAAGCGGTTAGGAACGAACAGGATTTGAAGAGCTTGAACGTCCCGCCCAAGTATCGCTCCATGAATTCCTTCTGGAAGTACTATTCCGGCGCCGAGGTTGCCCCTTACCCCACCATCTTCATCGGCGGCAATCACGAAGCGTCCAATTATCTCTGGGAACT GTACTATGGAGGATGGGTTGCTCCTAATATCTACTTCTTGGGAGCTGCTGGGGTGGTGAGGTTTGGGAATGTCCGAATTGGTGGTCTCTCTGGGATCTATAATGATCGACACTATAAATTAG GACGTTATGAGAGGCCTCCCTATGATCAGAGTACCATTAGGTCTGTGTATCATGTTCGTGAGTATGATGTTCGCAAACTAATGGAACTTAAGGAGCCCATTGATGTTTTTCTTTCGCATGATTGGCCACTTAGAATCACTGATTATGGGGATTGGAAGGAGCTTGTTCGGCGCAAGCACTATTTTAGGCAAGAG ATAGAGGAAAAAAGATTAGGGAGTAGAGCTGCTGCTGAACTTCTAGAAAAACTGAAACCAAATTGTTGGTTTTCGGCTCACTTACACTGCAAGTTTGCTGCTCTGGTTCAGCATGGGGAAGGAGGTCCACTGACAAAATTCCTTGCACTGGACAAATGTATTGTCGGGCGTGATTTCTTACAG ATTGTGGAAATTGAATCAGATGCAGGACCTTATGAGATTCGGTATGATGAAGAATGGTTAGCGATAACACggaagttcaaccctatcttcCCTTTGACCACCAAAGGTGCAAACTTCAG AGGTTTAAATCTCGAGATGGAAGATTGTCTTGAATGGGTTAGAAGCAGGCTTCGTGAGAAGGGGTGCAAACCATTTGAATTTGTCAGAACAGCTCCTTCCTATGATCCTTCACGGTCCAATTTTGGTGGTGCTTTGACTg tGAATCCCCGGAACCCTCAGACAGAATCTTTTTTGCAGCTTCTGGAACTTCCATATCTTCTTGATAGAAATCCTGATGCAAAGGACTTCTCACCTTATCCTTCTCTTTCAGTTAAAAGAG GCATTAGTGATGATAATGAGGAGATTCCCATTGATGAtgtggatgatgatgatgatggtgatgcaGAACTACCAAAAGTTGATAACGTTGAAA GTGGTTCTGTCAAGGGATTTGCTGCTATTGATTGC TTATGTTACCTCTGCTATTGTATCATTATCAAGTCCAAGACTTTGCACATTCAATGCATTGCCCCAGAAGTACTAAAAATTGGTTCTATGGAGACAAGAACAAGAACTCTTTTCCTAGCAATCtcttatctttttatgttttctttcgTTTGCTTTGTTAAGGGTAGCCTCTCTTTCAACTTCTATGCAGCTTCATGCCCATCGGCTGAGTTAATCATAAGAGACACAGTTAATTCATTCTCTTCTACTGATCCTTCTATTCCTGGAAAGCTCCTTCGCTTGGTTTTCCATGATTGCTTTGTGGAG GGATGCGATGCCTCTTTGATGCTGCAAGGGAACAATACAGAACAAAGTGATCCAGGAAATAGATCTGTTGGAGGATTTTCAGTGATAGATTCAGCAAAAAGGGTCATTGAGAAATTCTGCCCTGGAACTGTTTCTTGTGCGGACATAATAGCTATGGCTGCTAGAGATGCTGTTGACATA GCTGGTGGACCTAGAATTATGATTCCTACAGGTAGGAGAGATGGGATGATTTCACTTGCTTCAAATGTCAGACCCAACATTGTGGATACCAGTTTTTCAATGGATGAGATGGTTCAACTCTTTGCCACTAAAGGATTATCCTTACTTGATCTTGTAGTCCTTTCAG GAGCTCATACCATAGGCACAGCACATTGCAGCTCATTCAGGGATCGTTTTGAAGAAGATTCAAGGGGAAAGCTTATGCTGGCTGACAAAACCCTTGACAGTGACTATGCTGAAGTGCTGATGGAACAATGTCCATCTGGTGTACAACCATCTGTAAAGGTCAACAATGATCCTCAAACATCTTTGGTCTTTGACAACATGTACTACCAAAATCTTCTGGCTCACAAGGGCCTCTTCCAATCAGATTCTGTTCTCATAAGCAATGATAGCACAAGGATATTAGTGGAGGATTTTGCAAATGATCAAGaccttttctttcaaaattggGCTCAGTCCTTCTTGAAGCTCACCACTGTTGGAGTCAAATCTGGTGATGTGGGTGAAATTAGAATATCTTGTGCATCAACTAATGCATAA